The following are encoded together in the Scomber japonicus isolate fScoJap1 chromosome 20, fScoJap1.pri, whole genome shotgun sequence genome:
- the LOC128381523 gene encoding epidermal growth factor receptor kinase substrate 8-like protein 1 — protein MTNISRYVVNHLLTFSLQDGDVHSVEEAQSRFSILAHNKKLWSQTMFLDIGAQAILLRDTQSQDELEHYPFKSIYRCEAIDTEKLFPSLLLLVCQSADQKKPDIHFFSCETVKAEKICDVIARSVSGSTSNRTKKPPDALRLPQSGGEMIDPFDIPSPPIPHAPNPPPANPPPYPGPRANGVNGGPDISFLRAEREVGILNHCFDDIETFMAKLQQTAEAATVLNQRKKKKKKSKKQSAEEDLLTAKARPPPEEEFIDIFQKFKYCFSLLARLKSTISNPSSEELVHYVFKPLDMMVKTTGGPALGASVISPALTSSAVSLLQDNLNEEERQLWTSLGHNWTLPRSQLRGPVPPYTPVFWDGWKPEASRADGQVWEDPVESQHKHEALRVKQEPQSQPQPQPQPQPPQPVGPPETHVGDETDSSQLSPEPERLYTCSYDFIARNSSELSVQQGETLEVIESSKRWWKCRNRFNQIGFVPFNILEPMAHIDSPVTNRPPSAPAPPPLAKTFSVVPPSPPAVPQAPSPQRPRSLPPYSQHIAAAEDTDKVMLVNDELLQRLTNGKAHLNKPLVIPRSSDTSVPLDYHSPPEEVAEWLRGKGFSEPTVTCLGVLTGAQLFSLNKEELRAVIPDEGARVYSQLTVQKSMLEDARRATELEAVMEKQKMKVDLKLESSTL, from the exons ATGACAAACATCTCACGATATGTTGTTAAC CACCTGCTGACGTTTTCGCTCCAGGATGGCGACGTACATAGCGTGGAGGAGGCCCAGTCACGCTTCTCCATCCTGGCTCACAACAAAAAGCTGTGGAGTCAAACGATGTTCCTGGATATTGGAGCACAGGCCATTCTTCTCCGAGACACACAGAGCCAG GACGAGCTGGAGCACTACCCTTTTAAATCCATCTACCGCTGCGAGGCCATCGACACTGAAAAACTCTTCCCGTCCCTGCTTCTCCTTGTCTGCCAAAGCGCAGACCAGAAAAAGCCAGACATCCACTTCTTCAGCTGCGAGACCGTGAAG GCGGAGAAAATCTGCGACGTCATCGCACGCTCAGTTTCAGGTTCCACCAGCAACAGGACTAAGAAGCCTCCTGATGCCCTCAG GCTTCCTCAGAGTGGGGGTGAGATGATCGACCCCTTTGACATCCCAAGCCCCCCTATCCCACATGCTCCAAATCCCCCACCAGCAAACCCTCCACCTTACCCTGGACCAAGAG CAAACGGTGTGAACGGTGGACCTGATATATCTTTCCTGCGAGCGGAGAGAGAAGTG GGGATCCTCAATCACTGTTTCGACGACATCGAGACCTTCATGGCCAAGCTGCAGCAGACTGCAGAGGCTGCAACAGTGCTGaaccagaggaagaagaaaaagaagaaaagcaaaaagcagAGTGCTGAAG AGGATTTACTCACTGCAAAGGCCCGCCCCCCACCAGAGGAGGAATTCATTGATATCTTCCAGAAATTCAAATATTGCTTTAGCCTGCTG GCCCGCCTGAAATCAACCATCTCCAACCCTTCATCGGAGGAGCTCGTTCATTATGTATTCAAACCTCTGGATATG ATGGTGAAAACGACAGGGGGGCCAGCTCTCGGAGCCTCGGTGATCAGCCCCGCCCTGACCAGCTCTGCTGTGTCCCTGCTACAAGACAACCTTAATGAAGAAGAGCGGCAGCTGTGGACATCTCTGGGCCACAACTGGACACTCCCTCG CTCTCAGCTCAGAGGGCCTGTACCTCCATACACCCCTGTGTTCTGGGACGGATGGAAACCAGAAGCCTCAAGGGCAGACGGGCAGGTTTGGGAGGATCCAGTCGAGtcacaacacaaacatgaagCCCTCCGAGTAAAACAAGAG CCACAATCACAGCCTCAGCCTCAGccacagccacagccaccccAGCCAGTCGGGCCTCCTGAAACCCACGTCGGCGATGAAAC AGACAGCAGCCAACTCTCACCAGAGCCTGAGAGACTCTACACCTGCAGTTACGACTTCATCGCCAGGAACAGCAGCGAGCTTTCAGTGCAACAGGGCGAGACACTAGAG gtgaTTGAGTCATCCAAGCGCTGGTGGAAGTGTCGTAATCGGTTCAACCAGATCGGCTTTGTTCCCTTCAACATCCTGGAACCCATGGCTCACATAGACAGCCCTGTCACCAACAGACCCCCCAGC GCTCCAGCTCCGCCTCCCCTCGCCAAGACTTTCTCTGTAGTTCCACCCAGCCCTCCTGCTGTGCCTCAGGCCCCGTCACCTCAGCGCCCACGCAGTTTACCGCCTTACAGCCAACAtatagcagcagcagaggacacAGATAAAG TCATGTTGGTGAATGACGAGCTGCTCCAGAGGCTGACCAATGGAAAGGCCCATCTGAACAAACCCCTGGTCATCCCCCGTTCCTCGGACACCTCTGTTCCCCTGGACTATCACTCCCCTCCAGAAGAAGTGGCCGAGTGGCTCAGGGGGAAGGGCTTCAGTGAACC GACGGTGACGTGTTTGGGAGTGTTGACAGGCGCCCAGCTCTTCTCCCTCAACAAAGAAGAGCTACGAGCCGTCATTCCAGATGAGGGCGCCAGAGTGTACAGCCAGCTCACTGTGCAGAAGTCCATGCTAGAG GATGCCAGGAGGGCCACAGAGTTGGAGGCAGTCATGGAGAAGCAGAAAATGAAGGTTGATCTGAAACTAGAGAGCAGCACATTGTGA
- the luc7l gene encoding putative RNA-binding protein Luc7-like 1 isoform X4 codes for MDLGECTKIHDLALRADYEIASKERDLFFELDAVDHLESFIADCDRRTELAKKRLAETQEEISAEVAAKAEKVHELNEEIGKLLAKAEQLGAEGNVDEAQKVLQEVEKVRTRKKDAEEEYRNSMPASSFQQQKLRVCEVCSAYLGLHDNDRRLADHFGGKLHLGFIQIREKLDQLKKTVVDKQEKRNQERLKRREEREKEERMRKRTRSRSREHRRSRSRDRRRRRSRSTSRDRRRSRSRSRERRRRHRSRSRSRSRGHRHSHEQSSRHKSSRDRERSSRDRSRERERDRRDGVNGRSDSRRADDRDMGDL; via the exons GCGGTGGATCACCTCGAGTCATTCATTGCTGACTGTGACCGGAGGACAGAACTAGCCAAGAAGCGCCTGGCTGAGACTCAAGAGGAGATCAGTGCTGAGGTGGCAGCAAag GCAGAGAAAGTCCACGAGCTGAATGAAGAAATCGGGAAGCTCCTGGCCAAGGCTGAGCAGCTCGGAGCTGAGGGAAATGTGGATGAAGCCCAAAAGGTCCTGCAGGAAGTAGAGAAGGTCCGCACTAGGAAGAAGGATGCAGAG GAAGAATACAGAAACTCCATGCCTGCCTCCAGTTTCCAGCAGCAGAAGTTGCGGGTGTGTGAGGTGTGCTCTGCTTACCTTGGACTCCATGACAACGATCGTCGTCTGGCAGACCATTTCGGTGGGAAGCTTCACCTGGGCTTCATCCAGATCAGAGAGAAACTGGACCAACTAAAA AAAACAGTGGTCGACAAGCAGGAGAAAAGGAACCAGGAGCGCTTAAAGAGacgagaagagagggagaaagaggagaggatgaggaagag GACCAGATCACGGAGCAGAGAGCATAGAAG GTCCCGTTCTCGTGACCGCAGAAGGAGGCGCTCGCGCTCCACGTCACGAGACAGGCGTCGCTCACGTTCACGCtccagggagaggaggaggcggcATCGCAGCCGATCCCGCTCCCGCAGCAGAGGCCACCGTCACAGCCACGAGCAGAGCTCCAGACACAA GTCATCCAGAGACCGAGAGCGCTCGTCCAGAGATCGGTCACGGGAGCGAGAGCGCGACAGGAGGGACGGCGTAAACGGCAGGTCAGACTCCCGCCGGGCAGACGACAGGGACATGGGGGACCTCTGA